Below is a genomic region from Mucilaginibacter auburnensis.
TCCTGAAATCATACCTTGGATAAGCTTTTTAAAACAAAGAGTTAAGAAGCAAGAATTTAGAGCCGTTCCAGTTTGGAGCGGCTTTTTTTGTTGGTACTAAAACAATGCGCCCAGCGTTTAGGTAATCAATACATGCATCCATCCGAATACGAACACCTCACTCCAGCCCAGGCCATTGCCTATCAGCACGAATTGAGGAAACAAATCAATATTTGTCCGCTTGAAAAGCAAATTACTAACATTGCCGGAGCAGATATTTCCTTCAATAAATATTCGGATGTTGTTTATGCTGGCATTGTTGTGTTTTCTTATCCTGATTTGAAAGTAATTGGCACTTCCACCGCCGTTGGTAAAACAAAATTCCCTTATATTTCAGGTTTGTTAGCATTTAGAGAAGTGCCGGCGTTACTGGAAGCCTGGCAAAATCTTAAAACCAAACCCGACTTGTTAGTGCTTGATGGTCAAGGTACAGCTCATGAACGCCGCACAGGCATTGCAACACATTTCGGGTTGATTGCGGATGTCCCAACCATAGGTAGCGCTAAAAGCCGCCTTTGGGGACGTTTCGAGGAACCGATCGATCAACCGTTTGCGCAAAGCCCCATGTTTGATAAAAGCGAGCTAGTAGGCATAGCGCTGCGCAGCAAACGCAATTGCAATCCAATATACATATCGCCTGGTCATAAGGTAAGCATGGAACAAAGCGTAGAAATTATTAAAAACTGTATACGCGGTTACCGAATACCCGAACCCACCCGCCAGGCACACAACCTGGTCAATAAAATTAGAGTTGAAGCCGGAGACAATAATTCACAAACAAATATGTTTGATTGAAAACCAATCAAATCACTTGCGACGCTTTATTTCTATCACGTTTCTGTTTTACAGGTCAATCATTATTTATAATTTAATATTTACTTGTACGGCCTTAGGCTTTATGGCATTGAACGGACTAACGCCAAATGCCGCCAGCTTCCTGTTAGCCAAAATTGTGGGAATATCATCAGCAATAGGGCTAAACAATTACCAATACAAGCAGAGTCATTTTTATTATCGCAATGCCGGATATCATATGCGACATGTAGCGATTGCAGCGTTAGCAGCAGACATTCTGATCTGCATCGCGATAACAATTTTAGGATCAATAATATCTAAAGTATGGCAGTTTTAAAAGTTGACAGTGTACAATTGGCGTTTGATCTGCGTAAAATATTGCAGGACGTTTACCTGGAATGCAAACAAGGCGAAGTGGTGGGCTTGCTGGGGCGAAACGGAAGTGGCAAGTCATCGCTGTTAAAAATAATTTTCGGTAGACTTACACCGGGATATAAGTATGTAAGTATCGACAACGAATTTGTTAAGAAAGGCTATATCAACAACAAAATAGCTTACCTGCCCCAACATAACTATTTACCACGTGGCATCAGCATAAAAACGCTGGCTACAAAAATAGTAAGCGAACAATATTGGGATGAGTTTAATAATCAAAGCATTTACAAAAACCACGCTCATAAAAAGCCCGAAGAACTTTCGGGCGGAGAATTGCGTCAGCTGGAGATGCTGATGATCCTTTACAGTAAAGCCGATTTTATTTTACTGGATGAACCGTTTACGCATGTTACACCTATTCAATGCGAGTACTTTAAAACCATAATTAAAACGGTTAGTAAAACTAAAGGCATCATCATTACCGATCATCAATATCAAAACGTTCTGGATGTAAGCGACCGCATTATTTTGTTAACCGAGGGCAGCACCAAACCCATTACAAACATTGACGAGTTAGCGGTTTATCGCTACATTAGTGGTACATAAGCTCAAAAATTATGACCATACCTATTTATCAGGCTGATGCTTTTACCGATAAGCTGTTTGGCGGCAACCCCGCGGCCGTTTGTCCGTTAACCGAATGGCTGCCCGATGAAACGATGCAGCAAATTGCTAAAGAGAATAACCTGGCCGAAACGGCATTCTTTGTAAAGAATAACACAGGCTATTTACTGCGTTGGTTTACCCCCGAGTATGAGATTGATCTATGTGGTCACGCTACACTTGCGGCTGCACATATATTGTTTACAGAATTGGCATATGGCGCGGACGTGATCAACTTTGAGACCGTTAAAGCCGGCACACTCACAGTAAAACGTGATGGCGATAAATACACCATGGATTTCCCATCGCGCCCGCCAATACCAATTGAAACGCCTAATGGTTTGATTGAGGCGTTAGGAGGCAGCGAACCTACAGCTATACTTCGTTCAAGAGATTATTTTGTGGTTTATGACAGCGAAGAGGAAATAGCTGAACTAACACCGGATATGTTTGCTTTATCTAAAATGGATACCGTTGGCATTATAGTTACGGCTCCCGGTAAAAATTCTGATTTTGTGTCACGCTTTTTTGCACCCGGCGCAGGCATTCCCGAAGACCCTGTTACTGGTTCGGCACATTGTAACCTCATCCCCTACTGGGCCAAAGTATTCGGAAAAGATAAGTTACACGCCTACCAGCTTTCGGCCCGCAAAGGCGAACTCTGGTGCGAATTAAAAGGCGAGCGCGTTTTAATGAGCGGAAAAGCGGTTACCTATTTGAGGGGGAGTATAGTAGTTGATTAGAGATTAGTTAAATTGAGATTAGTTAAATTGAGATTAGTTAAATTGAGATTAGTTAACTTGAGATTAGTTAAATTGAGATTAGTTAACTTGTGATTAGGATATTATCCATTGTTTTGTCATTTCTCTTTCGCGCCCTCGCACTACCTCCTCTTCGCTCCTCGAAATGACACAGGATTTAGAGATAGCACTAATTTCTAATCACCAGTCAACTAATCTCTAATCACCAGTCAACTAATCTCTAACTATCAAACTTCTCCAGCAACTTCAGCAGCGTTTCAAAATCCTTCGGGTATGGCGCATTAATAGTAACTTCTGTACCATTTACCACCTTAAAAGTAACCTGGTAGGCATGCAAGGCAAAACGTTTCATAATAGGCAGCTCCTCCTGCTCTTTACCTAAGTGGTATTTTCGCTTAATAGCCGATAAATAAACAGGCTTGCCTTTGTACATTTCATCGCCCGCTATTGACGCACGCTGTGTAGCTAAATGTATACGGATCTGGTGCATACGGCCTGTAACCGGCTTACACTCTACCAAAGTATAATGCTTAAAATATTTAAGCGACTGGAACCAGGTTTCGGCACGTTTACCCTCTTGTCTGCTAATAGTTACTGTGCCTTTACCTACGTTGAGTATAGGCAGATCAACCAGCAGGTTATCAAAAACATGGGTACCATCAATAACCGCATGATATACTTTATTAACCTGACGCTTCTCAAATTGCATGGATACCGAACGGTATGCCTCCGGATTTTTAGCGATGATCAACGCACCTGATGTTTCCTTATCCAGGCGGTGGCATATCTGTGCATCGTCGCTATAAGCCTTGGCCATACGCAAAATGCTAATGTCGCTACTGCCGTCGCCACGCTCATCTAACGAACTTATAAATGCCGGCTTGTTGATCACAATCAGGTCATCATCTTCAAACAAAATCAGGTCGGCAAACTTGGGTATCTTCATGCGTTTTTATAAGGCGGCAAAAATACGGTTATTTTATGAGTTTTTAATTATCGCTTGACCCGGCTTAGTGTATAACGCAGGGTTTTAAACACTTGTAAAACAAAACTTTGGCCCAATAGTTGTTATCTGCAATTATACCTATACATAAAAACATGAGTTATAAAGACGACAAACCTGAAGAAAAGGGATTTTTTGAGAAGGTTAAAGAAACAATTGAAAGCCTTTGGGAAGGCACAACAGATACAGCCGAAGACGTTAAAGAAGTTGTAGAAGAAAAGTTTGACGATGTTAAAAAAGCAGTTGCTCCTAAAAAACGAGCGGCAACCCGTAAAGCTACAACTGCTAAAGCATCTGTAAAAAAAGCGGCAGACAGCGTTGCTTCAAAAACTAAAAGTGTAACTAAAGCAACAAAAGCTAAGGTAGCTGTAATAAAAGCTAAAGCGGATGGCGAGATTAAGGAATTAAAAGCTAAAGCTGACGACAAAGCTAAAGCCGTGACAAGCAAGGCTAAAAAAACCGCCGATGATCTGAACAAGAAAGCCGATGCTAAATTAAAAGCTATTAAGGCCGAAACTGCACCTGCTAAAACCAGCACAGCAAAAAGCACAACGGCTAAAAAACCTGCGGCTAAACGCAAACCAATATTATAAGCAATTTGCTTATATAATAACAAAGGCTCCCGATAAACTGAGGAGCCTTTGTTGTTTTGTTATGCTTCAAATTTGTAGCCTACACCTTTAACGGTTGACACCACGTCGTCTCCCAGTTTTTCGCGTAGTTTTCTGATGTGCACGTCAATAGTACGATTGGTTACTACTACCGAGTCTTCCCAAATATTTTTCAGGATCACCTCGCGGGTATATACTTTACCGGGTTTTGAGGCCAGTAAATAAAGTAGCTCAAATTCTTTCTTGGCCAATACCACCTTTTCGCCACCTTTATAAACGAGGTAGGCTTCGCGATCGATCACCAACCCGCCAATTTCCAGTTTGTTATCAGCAACATCCTCAACAGGAGCGTTACGGCGTAATATAGCGTTAATACGGCTAACCAAAGCGCGTGGCTTAATGGGCTTAGCTATATAATCATCAGCGCCTACGTTAAAACCGGCAATTTCTGAATATTCTTCGCTGCGGGCAGTTAAGAATACCATAAAGGTATTTTTAAACTCCGGCATGGTGCGCATAATACGGCAGGCTTCAATACCATCCATCTTAGGCATCATAATATCCAAAACTATCAGATCGGGTAATGTACGTTTAGCTTCAGCAACGGCTTCCTGACCATTGTGAGCCAGATAAACCTGATAACCTTCTTTTTTGAGATTATATTCTATCAGCTCTAAAATATCCGGTTCGTCATCAACAATAAGTATCTTCTGTTTGGTAGTGTTGCTCATTAACTATTAATTTTTGAGTAAAAGTATAAGCTTAAAAGAAGATTATGGTTAATTCAATATTAACAAATTGTTAAATACTACCTTATTTTAACATTTTATTGAGCCTTGCTAAATGTTCTCTTTAAAAATTCTTCAAGATCACTGCCTGTAATATTTTTTGCGACTATAATTCCCTGAGGGTCAATTATAAAATTAGATGGTATAGCATATACGCGGTAAAGCGTTGGCGTGCTGCCTTCAAAGCTCTTTAATTCTGAAGCATGTTTCCATGTTAATTTATCAGCGTCAATGGCTTTTTTCCAAAGGTCTCTGTCTTCATCTAATGATATTCCCAGTATGTCAAAGCCCTTGTCCTTATACAAATTGTACTGCTTTACCACGTTCGGGTTTTCCTGGCGACAAGGAACGCACCATGAGGCCCAGAAATCAAGCATCACATATTTACCTTTATAATCTGATAATTTCACCGGTTTGTTATCCAGACCGTTTATTATAAACTCTGGCGCTTTTTGGCCTATAGATAGTGGCTTTGCTGCAGCCATTCTGCCTATAAAAGCTTGAACGCCGGGGTTGTCTGTAAAATATTTTTTCTCCTTTAATTGCTCTGAGTAAGCTATTAGCTCTTTTTCATAACGCATGCTATCTAAAGATACCATGGCATAGAAAGAAGCCAGTGAAGTTTCATTCTTATTCTTAAAATCAATCAATGCGTTGCTGTAGTCGGATATGTTTTTGTTGTACATTCCGAAGTATTTCTTTGATAACGCTTCGCTTTCTTTTCCTGCGGCTTCAACTTCAGCCTGGTACTGCTCATCAAGTTTGGTGTTGATCTCGCCGTAGTGGTTACTTATCTGATTGAACGCCTGTATTTTCTCCGAATTTTCAGAGCCTTTAACATCGTACTGGTGCTTTTCATCTTTCAGATCTGTACTAAACTCAATCTTATCGCCATTAGCAGCTATCAGGTCAAAAAAGAAACCACCTATACGCAATTTGTACAAATTGGCATAAGGCGTAAAATGTTTAAACTGAAACTTACCCTGCTCATCAAGACTCGCAGAATCGCTGATGGTTACACGGGTGGTACCGGCTTCCAGCAAATAGATCTTTTTTACATCGCCGGGATTTTTTATTTCGCCCGATATGGTAAAGTCGGCATTTTGCACGCAAGCCGAAAAGCCGCACGCTAAAGCCAACAGGCAAATAAAATGAGTTAACTTCATTTTTCTAATTCTTTTATCAGTAATTGATTGGTTTTCTGCGGATCGATCTTGCCTTTTGATAGCTTCATGATCTCGCCCATAAACAAGCCTACAACTCCTTTTTTCCCTTTTTTGTATTCGGTAACCTTATCAGGGAATTTAGCTATCGCCTTGCTGATGAACTCGCTCACATCATTACTATCGGCAGTTATCAGCAAATTCAACTCGGTAGCCAACTGCTCAGCTGTTTTATCAGGAGAGGCCAGCAAGGCCGGTAATAATTTATGCGATGCAACTGTATTATTGATGGATCCGGCATCAATCAGTTTGATCATACCAGCCAGGTTCTGCGGTTTTAAAGGCAGATCACTAATGTGTAAACCCGTTTCATTTAAATGAGATTTTACCGGCCCCATTAACAGGTGTACAGCAGCTTTATAGTTAGCAGTATGCTTTATCAGTTCTTCAAAATAAAAAGCCAGTTCTTTATCAGCGGTGATAACAGAGGCGTCGTACTCGTTTAAACCTAACTCATCAGTATACTTTTTATACAACTGATGCGGTAAGGCGGGTAATGATTGCCTGATGTGCTCTACGTATGCCTCATCCAATACCAAAGGCATCAGATCGGGCTCAGGGAAATAACGGTAATCGTTCGCCATCTCCTTGGTACGTAAAACTGATGTTTCGCCTGTATCGGCGTTAAAGTTCAATGTATTTTGCTCAATATAACCGCCCGCTTCCACTATAAGCACCTGGCGTTCAAATTCATGCTCAATAGCGCGTTGAACGTTGCGGATGGAGTTAAGGTTCTTTACCTCGCAACGGTTGCCGTATTCGGTAGCGCCTTTTAAACGTACAGAGATATTGGCATCGCAACGCATACTGCCTTCCTCCATGTTACCATCGCATACGTCAAGATAGCGGAGCAGTTTGCGGATCTCCGTAAGATACTGACCCGCTTCTTCTGCGCTGCGCATATCAGGCTGAGATACTATTTCTAACAAAGGTACACCTGCGCGATTGAGGTCAATGAACGAGTCATCGCAAACACTATCATGCATACTTTTACCCGCATCCTCTTCCATGTGGATGTGATGGATGGCAAGTTCTTTTGTACTACCGTCTGATAATTTCACAGTTACCGAACCACCCAGGCAAATAGGCTCCATATCCTGAGTTATCTGGTATCCTTTAGGCAGGTCGGCGTAAAAGTAATTTTTACGGGCAAAGTGATTATTAAGGTTGATGGTGCAATTGCAGGCCAAACCCATTTTTACAGCATACTCAACCATGCGCTTGTTAATGCGCGGGAGCGTACCGGGATGGCCCAATGATATGGCGCTTACGTGATGGTTAGGTTCTGCGCCAAATGCCGCCGAATCTGATGAAAATGCTTTACTTAAAGTAGATAACTGCGCGTGAACTTCTAACCCTACTACTAACTCGTACTTTTCGCTCACAGTTTTTTCCAGAACTGTCATATTGTAAAATTCGGATCAATAACTTAATTAATCCTGCCAAATATAAAGTAAATATTAAATAGACCAATATTTAACCGGTGCCAAATTGGTGGTAATTTATAGTAAAAAAGCGGTTTTTTGTGTAAAAAATTAGCGTTTTGAATACAAAACATACGTTTTTACCAGCTTTTAAAAATGTACATAGCAACCGCTAATCAATAAATTAAAAAAAAGTCACCAATATTGAACAATGTTCAATTATATTTGTAGTAAGTTAAATATGGGTACTGCCGAAAGAAAACTAAGGGAAAAAGAAACATTGCGCTCGCTGATATTGGAGAGCGCCAAGAAACTCTTTATTGAAAACGGCGTTGAACAGACCACCATACGCGCTATTGCTAAAAACATTGACTACAGCGTGGGTACTGTTTACTTTTATTTCAAGGATAAAAACGAGATACTTAATGCCTTACATACACAGGGTTTCTCTCAACTGGGTTTACAATTCAGCGTATTAAAAAACGTAAACCACCCAATGGAACGCCTTATGGCTATGGGGCGCTTATACATAGCTTTCGCCTTGGAAAACCCGGATATGTATGAGTTAATGTTCACCCTTAAAGAGCCAATGGAGGTTTTGGATTCAAAAGAGCATGAACAATGGGACGAAGGCATATCAGCTTTCCGCGCATTAAAAGACACCGTTAACGCTTGTATAAAAGCAGGGCATTTTAACGGCCACACTGCCGAGCCGCTTACTTATATGATATGGAGCGTGGTACATGGCATGTGCAGCTTGTACATAAGCAAACGGACTGGAAGCATATATGGTAACGAACCGGAAAACCTGGTTAATGCAGCTTTAGAAGAATTTTTAATGATGCTGAGAAAGCTATAATTTTTTTGAACAATAGTGAACATTGTTCAATATTAAAACAACGATTGATAAATCATAGATAACATAACATTTAACATCATGACCAACTTCATTAACACATTGGCTATGCGCAACGGTGCGCTATTTTACAGCGGATTGATATGTTTTATTATGGCAGCGCTGTTTTTCCTGATCTGCAGAAAATCACAGATCAAAGTAAATAACACCAATGCGTGGTATAAACCGTTAAAATTTGCCCTATCTATCGGCATTTTTTGCTGGACCATGGGATGGCTGCTTTTCTATTTAAAACCTGAAAAAACTGCGCTATACACCTGGGTAAGCATCGCTTTGTTAGCATTTGAGCTGTTTTATATTGCATTTCAGGCAGGCCGCGGCCAACTGTCACATTTTAACATTAGCACACCATTTTATAACATTATGTATGCTTTGATGGGTATTGCTATAAGCGTTGTAACCTTATGGACCGGGTATATAGGTTACCTGTTTTTTACGGAACCACTCCCCATGTTGCCAGCTAACTACATTTGGGGTATACGCATGGGCATTATTCTTTTTGTAATTTTTGCTTTTGAAGGCGGACTGATGGGCAGCCGCATGTCGCATACCGTCGGCGGGCCTGATGGTGAAGAAGGACTACCCTTTTTAAACTGGAGTAAAAAATATGGTGACACCCGTATTGCGCACTTTATTGGTATGCACGCGCTGCAAGTTCTCCCGCTCCTATCGTTTTACGTGCTGACAAGTGTTACAACTGTAATTGTGGTGAGTGCAATGTACGGTTTGCTGGCATTATTTGTATTGATACAAGCGTTAAAAGGAAAACCGCTTATAGCGCAACGCAAACCTAAAATTGTTTATCAACCGGGTGCTTAAAGTACTAACTTAAGAACGGTTTGACTTTGCTTATGGCAAATTCCAGCTGTTCTTCAGGTGTAAGATCAGTATTATCCAAAATTATAGCGTCATCAGCTCGTGTAAGTGGGCTTTCGGCGCGAGTGGTATCCTGGTAATCACGATGGGCCAGACTTTCAAAAACCTCCTCCAAAGTAATTTCGGGATTTTTAGGCGCCAGCTCCTTGTAGCGGCGTTCGGCACGGATCTTCGGATCAGCAGTCATGAAAATTTTAACCTGAGCATGTGGAAATACAACGGTTCCAATATCGCGGCCATCCATCACCACGTTTTTTGAGCGACCCATGCGTTGCTGCTGCTTTACCATTTCAACACGCACATCATGCAATGCTGCTACAGAGCTTACCATATCTGATACATGCATCTGCCTGATCTCTTCAGATACCTCTTCGTCATTCAGGGTAATGTGCGTCTGGTAATCCCGAGAGTGAAAATTAAGATGAACATTTTTTAACGCCTCTTTTACCTGATCTGCATTTTTCAGATCAACGTTGTTGCGCAAAAAATACAAGGCTACGGCCCTGTACATAGCCCCGCTATCAACATAAATAAAGTGAAGCGCTTTGGCTAATGCCTTAGCCATCGTGCTTTTACCGCATGAAGAATAGCCGTCAATGGCTACTACAATATTGTTGCTCATCTTGCTGCCAATATAGCAAATTTGTGCAACAGTAATGTTAAAAGTAACACCATTCTGCCTGTAAAATGCATAATAAGCTTTAAGGCAAACAACTATTATTAACTTTACACCAATATGAATTTTTCTAAACAGGCGCTCGCTAAAGAAGTGACCTACAAAACATCACGCAGCGGTGGCAAAGGCGGACAAAATGTAAATAAGGTATCTACAAAAGTTGAGTTACTTTTTAGTGTGGATGATTCTGTTTTGTTCAGCGATGAAGAAAAAATCCGCATTAAAGAAAAACTGCAATCGCGCTTTAATAAAGATGGGCACATACAGGTAGTTTGCGATGAAGAGCGCAGTCAGTTACTAAACAAAGAAATAGCGCTGGAGCGTTTAACAACACTACTTTCCGGTGCGCTGCACATGCCTAAAATAAGAAAGGCTACCAAAATTAGCAAGCAGGCTAAAGAAGCAAGGCTCACCGGCAAAAAAGTAATTTCTCAGAAAAAGGAAAGTCGCCGTAGAAACTTTGATGTTTAGTTAAACCTGTACATTAAGGTAATGCTGGCCCATTGCTGGCTGTAGCGCTGAGGGTTAACCACCTTTGTTGGGAAAGTGGCCGTGTAATCTATTACCCACCTTTTAGTAACATATGATGCGCCTAACTGGTTGCTGAATATGGTTCTTACAGGTTTTGCGGTGATCTCCAAAGAGCCGGGCTCCTTGTTACTGAACAAACCACCTTCAATAGTAGCATCATAGGCAACATAGTTAAACTGCGGCTTAAAATGAATAAAAAATTCGCCTTTATGATCCTTGTCGGCATTTTGTTTAGTTATGGCGGTACTTTGTGTACTCACAGAGTTGAACAATTTACCCAGCTTACCCAAGCGGAACAGCGGCCCCACTCCTGCCCCGGTAAAACCGGTACCCAGGTTGGCATAAGCGCTGCCTGAAACATCAAAACCTTCGTCATTACGATAAAGCAGGCGGTTATATTCTGCCGATAAGTTTAATTGAAACGCATTTTGGATCTGGTATTTCCAACCGTTTATACTGTAAAAGCCAAAGGTGTCGTGCACAAATTTCTGAGCCTGCTCGCCCTTAGCCGCCGGACCAATAACGCCGGTTTGTACACTTAATTTAAGATTACTCTCATTTTTATACAACAAGTTTAATGATGCGCCTGCATATAAATACCCGGCAAACGGCCTGTCAACCCCCGTAGCAGTTGGAATATTACCTGTTTGCGGGTTAAATATTTTTTGCCCTACCTCAAAGCCTAACACCTTGTTTTGTAGCTTGGCATTATTAGTTGTTGCTAAAGCATGCCTGTAAAATAGAAACAGTCCATCAGTATAATAACGGTCTGAACCTTGAAAAAGATAGGAATCGTTATCTGTTTGTAACCCTGCTTCGCTACTGTATGTTTGCGCATTTACAATAAGTGAACACACTACCAAACTTAGCGTGATGACTGATCTTTTTATTTTTAATTTCATGAAGGGGCAAAAATAAAAAAAAGCCGGAATGGTTTCCGGCTTA
It encodes:
- the arfB gene encoding alternative ribosome rescue aminoacyl-tRNA hydrolase ArfB, with the protein product MNFSKQALAKEVTYKTSRSGGKGGQNVNKVSTKVELLFSVDDSVLFSDEEKIRIKEKLQSRFNKDGHIQVVCDEERSQLLNKEIALERLTTLLSGALHMPKIRKATKISKQAKEARLTGKKVISQKKESRRRNFDV
- the nfi gene encoding deoxyribonuclease V (cleaves DNA at apurinic or apyrimidinic sites); protein product: MVLKQCAQRLGNQYMHPSEYEHLTPAQAIAYQHELRKQINICPLEKQITNIAGADISFNKYSDVVYAGIVVFSYPDLKVIGTSTAVGKTKFPYISGLLAFREVPALLEAWQNLKTKPDLLVLDGQGTAHERRTGIATHFGLIADVPTIGSAKSRLWGRFEEPIDQPFAQSPMFDKSELVGIALRSKRNCNPIYISPGHKVSMEQSVEIIKNCIRGYRIPEPTRQAHNLVNKIRVEAGDNNSQTNMFD
- the gatB gene encoding Asp-tRNA(Asn)/Glu-tRNA(Gln) amidotransferase subunit GatB; this encodes MTVLEKTVSEKYELVVGLEVHAQLSTLSKAFSSDSAAFGAEPNHHVSAISLGHPGTLPRINKRMVEYAVKMGLACNCTINLNNHFARKNYFYADLPKGYQITQDMEPICLGGSVTVKLSDGSTKELAIHHIHMEEDAGKSMHDSVCDDSFIDLNRAGVPLLEIVSQPDMRSAEEAGQYLTEIRKLLRYLDVCDGNMEEGSMRCDANISVRLKGATEYGNRCEVKNLNSIRNVQRAIEHEFERQVLIVEAGGYIEQNTLNFNADTGETSVLRTKEMANDYRYFPEPDLMPLVLDEAYVEHIRQSLPALPHQLYKKYTDELGLNEYDASVITADKELAFYFEELIKHTANYKAAVHLLMGPVKSHLNETGLHISDLPLKPQNLAGMIKLIDAGSINNTVASHKLLPALLASPDKTAEQLATELNLLITADSNDVSEFISKAIAKFPDKVTEYKKGKKGVVGLFMGEIMKLSKGKIDPQKTNQLLIKELEK
- a CDS encoding response regulator transcription factor, which gives rise to MSNTTKQKILIVDDEPDILELIEYNLKKEGYQVYLAHNGQEAVAEAKRTLPDLIVLDIMMPKMDGIEACRIMRTMPEFKNTFMVFLTARSEEYSEIAGFNVGADDYIAKPIKPRALVSRINAILRRNAPVEDVADNKLEIGGLVIDREAYLVYKGGEKVVLAKKEFELLYLLASKPGKVYTREVILKNIWEDSVVVTNRTIDVHIRKLREKLGDDVVSTVKGVGYKFEA
- a CDS encoding PhzF family phenazine biosynthesis protein — its product is MTIPIYQADAFTDKLFGGNPAAVCPLTEWLPDETMQQIAKENNLAETAFFVKNNTGYLLRWFTPEYEIDLCGHATLAAAHILFTELAYGADVINFETVKAGTLTVKRDGDKYTMDFPSRPPIPIETPNGLIEALGGSEPTAILRSRDYFVVYDSEEEIAELTPDMFALSKMDTVGIIVTAPGKNSDFVSRFFAPGAGIPEDPVTGSAHCNLIPYWAKVFGKDKLHAYQLSARKGELWCELKGERVLMSGKAVTYLRGSIVVD
- a CDS encoding RluA family pseudouridine synthase yields the protein MKIPKFADLILFEDDDLIVINKPAFISSLDERGDGSSDISILRMAKAYSDDAQICHRLDKETSGALIIAKNPEAYRSVSMQFEKRQVNKVYHAVIDGTHVFDNLLVDLPILNVGKGTVTISRQEGKRAETWFQSLKYFKHYTLVECKPVTGRMHQIRIHLATQRASIAGDEMYKGKPVYLSAIKRKYHLGKEQEELPIMKRFALHAYQVTFKVVNGTEVTINAPYPKDFETLLKLLEKFDS
- the cmk gene encoding (d)CMP kinase; amino-acid sequence: MSNNIVVAIDGYSSCGKSTMAKALAKALHFIYVDSGAMYRAVALYFLRNNVDLKNADQVKEALKNVHLNFHSRDYQTHITLNDEEVSEEIRQMHVSDMVSSVAALHDVRVEMVKQQQRMGRSKNVVMDGRDIGTVVFPHAQVKIFMTADPKIRAERRYKELAPKNPEITLEEVFESLAHRDYQDTTRAESPLTRADDAIILDNTDLTPEEQLEFAISKVKPFLS
- a CDS encoding TetR/AcrR family transcriptional regulator, whose product is MFNYICSKLNMGTAERKLREKETLRSLILESAKKLFIENGVEQTTIRAIAKNIDYSVGTVYFYFKDKNEILNALHTQGFSQLGLQFSVLKNVNHPMERLMAMGRLYIAFALENPDMYELMFTLKEPMEVLDSKEHEQWDEGISAFRALKDTVNACIKAGHFNGHTAEPLTYMIWSVVHGMCSLYISKRTGSIYGNEPENLVNAALEEFLMMLRKL
- a CDS encoding TlpA disulfide reductase family protein, translated to MKLTHFICLLALACGFSACVQNADFTISGEIKNPGDVKKIYLLEAGTTRVTISDSASLDEQGKFQFKHFTPYANLYKLRIGGFFFDLIAANGDKIEFSTDLKDEKHQYDVKGSENSEKIQAFNQISNHYGEINTKLDEQYQAEVEAAGKESEALSKKYFGMYNKNISDYSNALIDFKNKNETSLASFYAMVSLDSMRYEKELIAYSEQLKEKKYFTDNPGVQAFIGRMAAAKPLSIGQKAPEFIINGLDNKPVKLSDYKGKYVMLDFWASWCVPCRQENPNVVKQYNLYKDKGFDILGISLDEDRDLWKKAIDADKLTWKHASELKSFEGSTPTLYRVYAIPSNFIIDPQGIIVAKNITGSDLEEFLKRTFSKAQ
- a CDS encoding ATP-binding cassette domain-containing protein: MAVLKVDSVQLAFDLRKILQDVYLECKQGEVVGLLGRNGSGKSSLLKIIFGRLTPGYKYVSIDNEFVKKGYINNKIAYLPQHNYLPRGISIKTLATKIVSEQYWDEFNNQSIYKNHAHKKPEELSGGELRQLEMLMILYSKADFILLDEPFTHVTPIQCEYFKTIIKTVSKTKGIIITDHQYQNVLDVSDRIILLTEGSTKPITNIDELAVYRYISGT
- a CDS encoding lipid A deacylase LpxR family protein, with the translated sequence MKLKIKRSVITLSLVVCSLIVNAQTYSSEAGLQTDNDSYLFQGSDRYYTDGLFLFYRHALATTNNAKLQNKVLGFEVGQKIFNPQTGNIPTATGVDRPFAGYLYAGASLNLLYKNESNLKLSVQTGVIGPAAKGEQAQKFVHDTFGFYSINGWKYQIQNAFQLNLSAEYNRLLYRNDEGFDVSGSAYANLGTGFTGAGVGPLFRLGKLGKLFNSVSTQSTAITKQNADKDHKGEFFIHFKPQFNYVAYDATIEGGLFSNKEPGSLEITAKPVRTIFSNQLGASYVTKRWVIDYTATFPTKVVNPQRYSQQWASITLMYRFN